One window of the Streptomyces sp. TS71-3 genome contains the following:
- the nth gene encoding endonuclease III, with amino-acid sequence MKSDNTSQAADAGSGNGASASGASGNDASGKPAGAANPVKAAKTAKTAKTAKAAKTAKTAGAAKTAKAAKTAKAAKNATSEAKGAKAAKPADAGVGAESHTALVRRARRIDRALAEVYPYAHPELDFENPYQLLLATVLSAQTTDLRVNQTTPGLFAAFPTPEDLAAANPEQVEELIRPTGFFRAKTKSIIGIATALRDRFDGEVPGTLEELVKLPGVGRKTAFVVLGNAFGVPGITVDTHFGRLVRRWKWTDDTDPDKVEAAVGALFPKSDWTMLSHHVIFHGRRICHSRKPACGACPIAPLCPAYGEGETDPEKAKKLLKYEKGGMPGQRLKPPAAYLEAGGKPALPLGAA; translated from the coding sequence GTGAAATCGGACAACACATCACAGGCGGCGGACGCCGGCTCCGGAAACGGCGCGTCCGCGAGTGGCGCCTCCGGGAACGATGCCTCGGGGAAGCCCGCGGGGGCGGCGAACCCCGTGAAAGCGGCCAAGACGGCCAAGACGGCCAAGACCGCCAAGGCAGCTAAGACGGCTAAGACAGCCGGGGCCGCTAAGACAGCCAAGGCCGCTAAGACCGCCAAAGCCGCCAAGAACGCCACGAGCGAGGCTAAAGGCGCGAAGGCGGCCAAGCCCGCCGACGCCGGGGTGGGAGCCGAGTCGCACACGGCTCTGGTGCGGCGCGCACGCCGGATCGACCGCGCCCTCGCCGAGGTGTATCCGTACGCACACCCTGAGCTGGACTTCGAGAACCCCTACCAGCTCCTGCTCGCCACGGTGCTCTCCGCCCAGACCACCGACCTGCGGGTCAACCAGACCACGCCCGGTCTCTTCGCCGCCTTCCCCACCCCCGAGGACCTGGCCGCGGCCAACCCGGAGCAGGTCGAGGAGCTGATCAGGCCGACCGGCTTCTTCCGGGCGAAGACGAAGTCGATCATAGGTATCGCCACCGCCCTGCGGGACCGGTTCGACGGCGAGGTCCCGGGCACGCTGGAGGAGCTCGTCAAGCTCCCCGGGGTCGGCCGCAAGACCGCGTTCGTGGTGCTCGGCAATGCCTTCGGGGTGCCGGGCATCACCGTGGACACGCACTTCGGCCGGCTGGTGCGGCGCTGGAAGTGGACCGACGATACCGACCCGGACAAGGTCGAGGCGGCCGTCGGCGCGCTCTTCCCCAAGAGCGACTGGACGATGCTGTCGCACCACGTGATCTTCCACGGCCGCCGTATCTGCCACTCCCGCAAGCCCGCCTGCGGCGCCTGCCCGATCGCCCCGCTCTGCCCCGCGTACGGCGAGGGCGAGACGGACCCGGAGAAGGCGAAGAAGCTCCTCAAGTACGAGAAGGGCGGCATGCCCGGCCAGCGCCTGAAGCCGCCGGCGGCGTACCTGGAGGCGGGCGGCAAGCCTGCGCTGCCGCTGGGCGCCGCATGA
- a CDS encoding MarP family serine protease, whose translation MNVLDYLLLAAAVWFAWIGYRQGFVVGILSVIGFLGGGLIAVYSLPVLWDRMTEDSQVSTTVAVIAVVLVIVCASVGQAFTTHLGNKLRRHITWTPARALDATGGALVNTLAMLLVAWLIGSALAGTTLPTLGKEVRDSKVLLGVSRALPAEANTWFADFSSVLAQNGFPQVFSPFSTEPIHEVQPPDPALAGSPVATQARRSIVKVVGTAPSCGKVLEGSGFVFAPRRVMTNAHVVGGVDEPTVQMGGQGRLLDAKVVLYDWRRDIAVLDVPGLDAPSLQFSQTDADSGSSAIVAGFPENGGYDVRSARVRGRIAANGPDIYHRGTVRRDVYSLYATVRQGNSGGPLLTPDGKVYGVVFAKSLDDPDTGYALTADEIRQDATTGRTANQQVDSQGCAL comes from the coding sequence GTGAACGTACTGGACTACCTGCTGCTGGCCGCCGCCGTGTGGTTCGCGTGGATCGGCTACCGGCAGGGCTTCGTCGTCGGCATCCTGTCGGTGATCGGGTTCCTCGGCGGCGGTCTCATCGCCGTCTACTCCCTCCCGGTGCTCTGGGACAGGATGACGGAGGACTCCCAGGTGAGCACCACGGTGGCCGTGATCGCCGTGGTGCTGGTGATCGTCTGCGCCTCCGTGGGCCAGGCCTTCACCACCCACCTCGGCAACAAACTCCGCCGGCACATCACCTGGACCCCCGCCCGCGCCCTCGACGCGACGGGCGGCGCGCTGGTGAACACGCTCGCGATGCTGCTGGTCGCCTGGCTGATCGGCTCGGCCCTCGCCGGCACCACGCTGCCGACGCTGGGCAAGGAGGTGCGCGACTCGAAGGTGCTGCTCGGGGTGTCCCGGGCGCTGCCCGCGGAGGCGAACACCTGGTTCGCCGACTTCTCCTCCGTGCTCGCGCAGAACGGCTTCCCGCAGGTCTTCAGCCCGTTCTCCACCGAACCCATCCACGAGGTGCAGCCGCCGGACCCGGCGCTGGCGGGCAGCCCCGTCGCCACCCAGGCGAGACGTTCCATCGTGAAGGTGGTCGGCACCGCGCCGAGCTGCGGCAAGGTCCTCGAAGGCAGCGGCTTCGTGTTCGCCCCGCGCCGGGTGATGACCAACGCCCACGTCGTCGGCGGGGTGGACGAGCCCACGGTGCAGATGGGCGGCCAGGGCCGGCTGCTGGACGCCAAGGTCGTCCTCTACGACTGGCGCCGTGACATCGCCGTCCTCGACGTCCCAGGTCTCGACGCGCCCTCGCTCCAGTTCTCCCAGACCGACGCCGACAGCGGCAGCAGCGCGATCGTCGCCGGCTTCCCCGAGAACGGCGGCTACGACGTCCGCTCCGCGCGCGTCCGCGGCCGGATCGCGGCGAACGGCCCGGACATCTACCATCGCGGCACCGTCCGCCGGGATGTGTACTCCCTGTACGCGACCGTGCGCCAGGGGAACTCTGGCGGCCCGCTGCTCACCCCCGACGGCAAGGTCTACGGCGTGGTCTTCGCCAAGTCGCTCGACGACCCCGACACCGGTTACGCCCTCACCGCGGACGAGATCCGCCAGGACGCCACGACGGGACGCACGGCGAACCAGCAGGTCGACAGCCAGGGCTGCGCCCTGTAA
- a CDS encoding alpha/beta fold hydrolase codes for MTDPATPPATPPATVRIDGPWTHRDVAANGARFHIAELGDGPLVMMLHGFPQFWWAWRHQLVALADAGFRAVAMDLRGVGGSDRTPRGYDPANLALDITGVVRSLGEPDAALVGHDLGGFLAWTAAVMRPKLVRRLAVSSMPHPRRWRSAMVSDARQTTASSHIWGFQRPWVPERQLVADEGALVGRLIREWSGPKPPDDDVVDVYRRAMCIPSTAHCSIEPYRWMVRSLARPDGFQFNRRMKRPVRVPTLHLHGSLDPVMRTRSAAGSGEYVEAPYRWRLFDGLGHFPHEEDPMGFSAELVGWLRDSEPDR; via the coding sequence ATGACCGACCCCGCCACACCCCCGGCCACGCCGCCCGCCACGGTCCGCATCGACGGCCCCTGGACCCACCGCGACGTGGCCGCGAACGGCGCGCGCTTCCACATCGCGGAGCTGGGCGACGGGCCGCTGGTGATGATGCTGCACGGCTTCCCGCAGTTCTGGTGGGCCTGGCGGCACCAGCTCGTCGCGCTCGCCGACGCCGGCTTCCGCGCGGTGGCGATGGACCTGCGGGGCGTGGGCGGCAGCGACCGCACGCCCCGCGGCTACGACCCGGCGAACCTCGCCCTGGACATCACGGGCGTCGTACGGTCCCTGGGCGAGCCCGACGCGGCCCTGGTCGGCCACGACCTGGGCGGCTTCCTGGCGTGGACGGCGGCCGTGATGCGGCCCAAGCTGGTGCGCCGGCTGGCCGTCTCGTCCATGCCGCATCCGCGCCGCTGGCGTTCCGCGATGGTCTCCGACGCCCGGCAGACCACGGCGAGTTCCCACATCTGGGGGTTCCAGCGGCCCTGGGTTCCCGAGCGGCAGCTCGTGGCGGACGAGGGCGCGCTGGTGGGGCGGCTGATCCGCGAGTGGTCGGGGCCCAAGCCGCCCGACGACGACGTGGTGGACGTCTACCGGCGCGCGATGTGCATCCCGTCGACGGCGCACTGCTCGATAGAGCCGTACCGGTGGATGGTGCGGTCGCTGGCGCGGCCCGACGGCTTCCAGTTCAACCGGCGGATGAAACGCCCCGTACGGGTGCCGACGCTGCACCTGCACGGCTCCCTGGACCCGGTGATGCGGACGCGGAGCGCGGCGGGTTCCGGCGAGTACGTGGAAGCGCCGTACCGCTGGCGGCTCTTCGACGGGCTCGGCCACTTCCCCCACGAGGAGGATCCGATGGGGTTCTCGGCGGAGCTGGTGGGGTGGTTGCGGGATTCCGAGCCGGACCGCTAG
- a CDS encoding CoA pyrophosphatase, with protein sequence MRTVEPAQLSRFLPPEDGGGRQSAVLILFGEGERGPELLLMERASSLRSHAGQPSFPGGALDPEDGDPGTVGPLRAALREAQEETGLDPRGVQLFGVLPKLYIPVSGFVVTPVLGWWRDPSPVDVVDPGETARVFTVPVADLTDPEHRAMAVHPRGHKGPAFIVESALVWGFTAGVIDRILHYAGWERPWDTEKLVPLDWHA encoded by the coding sequence ATGCGGACGGTCGAGCCGGCGCAGCTCAGCCGTTTCCTGCCGCCCGAGGACGGCGGGGGCCGGCAGTCCGCGGTGCTGATCCTCTTCGGGGAGGGCGAGCGCGGGCCCGAGCTGCTGCTGATGGAGCGCGCCAGCTCGCTGCGCTCGCACGCCGGCCAGCCGTCGTTCCCGGGCGGCGCCCTCGACCCGGAAGACGGCGATCCGGGCACCGTGGGACCGCTGCGCGCGGCCCTGCGGGAGGCGCAGGAGGAGACCGGGCTCGACCCCCGTGGTGTGCAGCTCTTCGGCGTGCTCCCGAAGCTCTACATCCCGGTGAGCGGGTTCGTCGTCACCCCCGTGCTCGGCTGGTGGCGCGATCCCAGCCCCGTCGACGTGGTGGACCCGGGCGAGACTGCACGGGTCTTCACCGTTCCCGTGGCGGATCTCACGGATCCGGAACACCGCGCCATGGCGGTTCATCCACGGGGACACAAGGGTCCTGCGTTTATCGTCGAATCTGCTCTGGTCTGGGGCTTCACGGCCGGAGTGATCGACCGGATTCTGCACTACGCCGGCTGGGAGCGGCCCTGGGACACCGAGAAGCTGGTCCCGCTCGACTGGCACGCATGA
- a CDS encoding phage holin family protein: MSASAPDEPVGAERGLGALVATATSELSALMHDEIALAKAQLRQDVKRGVASGGAYTVAAVVLLFSLPMLNFALAYGIRAWSGWHLSVCFLLSFAANVVVAGLLALIGTVFMKKARGRDRRRPIASAKETAAVLGNVKPHPRSVPQARDAGRPALEDGKTVARSSS; encoded by the coding sequence ATGAGTGCATCCGCACCCGACGAGCCCGTCGGCGCCGAGCGCGGCCTGGGCGCGCTGGTGGCGACGGCGACCAGCGAGCTGTCCGCCCTGATGCACGACGAGATCGCCCTGGCCAAGGCGCAGTTGCGGCAGGACGTCAAGCGCGGGGTGGCCAGCGGGGGCGCGTACACGGTTGCAGCAGTGGTGCTGCTCTTCTCCCTGCCCATGCTGAACTTCGCGCTCGCCTACGGCATCCGGGCCTGGAGCGGCTGGCACCTGTCGGTCTGCTTCCTGCTGTCGTTCGCGGCCAACGTGGTGGTGGCGGGCCTGCTGGCGCTGATCGGGACGGTGTTCATGAAGAAGGCGCGGGGCCGCGACCGGCGCAGGCCCATCGCGTCCGCCAAGGAGACCGCCGCGGTCCTCGGGAACGTCAAACCGCATCCGCGCTCCGTGCCCCAGGCGCGGGACGCCGGCCGCCCGGCACTCGAGGACGGGAAGACTGTGGCACGCTCGTCTTCATGA